The following are from one region of the Stanieria cyanosphaera PCC 7437 genome:
- a CDS encoding outer membrane protein assembly factor BamD, whose protein sequence is MTAEQQEKFRLRYQAGKNALEKGEYNLSVQYLEEAKELVAKSTRLGGEAQIWLVMAYQAAGQLPDAIALCQDLCNHPHPEIRQQAKRVLYIIQAPQLKRPKEWMSEIPDLTATSNDQPQYVTAKNQRQNNHHQTKLSDEPVDLSQVNTKDNQFIWFALLIIILTLCGLFLWK, encoded by the coding sequence ATGACAGCAGAACAACAGGAAAAGTTTCGTCTTCGTTATCAAGCAGGAAAAAATGCCTTAGAAAAAGGAGAATATAATCTAAGCGTTCAATACTTGGAAGAAGCTAAAGAACTGGTTGCTAAATCTACTCGTTTAGGCGGAGAAGCCCAAATTTGGCTAGTTATGGCTTATCAAGCTGCTGGTCAATTACCAGACGCGATCGCTTTATGTCAAGATTTATGTAATCATCCTCATCCAGAAATTCGCCAACAAGCTAAACGTGTTCTTTATATTATTCAAGCACCACAACTAAAAAGACCAAAAGAATGGATGAGCGAAATTCCTGATCTCACTGCAACTAGTAACGATCAACCTCAGTATGTAACGGCAAAAAATCAAAGACAAAATAATCATCATCAAACTAAACTTTCTGATGAACCAGTCGATTTAAGCCAAGTTAATACGAAAGATAATCAGTTTATTTGGTTTGCTTTATTAATAATTATTTTAACATTGTGCGGATTATTTTTATGGAAATAA
- a CDS encoding UDP-sulfoquinovose synthase — protein MKVLVIGGDGYCGWATALYLSNRGYEVGILDNLIRRHWDDKLGVDTLTPIAPIQQRIRRWQELTGKSIDLFVGDITNYEFLSKTLHKFEPEAIVHFGEQRSAPYSMIDREHAVFTQVNNVVGTLNILYAMKEDFPDSHLVKLGTMGEYGTPNIDIEEGYITIEHNGRKDTLPYPKQPGSFYHLSKVHDSHNIHFACKIWGLRATDLNQGVVYGVLTEETGMDEMLINRLDYDGVFGTALNRFCIQAAIGHPLTVYGKGGQTRGFLDIRDTVRCMEIAIANPAEAGQFRVFNQFTELFSIGDLAMMVKKAGVAIGLDVEINHLQNPRVELEEHYFNAKNTKLLDLGLQPHYLSDSLLDSLLNFATKYKDRVDMNQILPTVSWRRG, from the coding sequence ATGAAAGTTTTGGTTATTGGCGGTGACGGTTATTGTGGTTGGGCAACAGCCCTATATTTATCCAATCGAGGCTATGAAGTTGGTATTTTAGATAATCTTATCCGCAGACATTGGGATGATAAACTTGGCGTAGATACGCTAACACCAATTGCTCCGATTCAACAACGAATTCGACGTTGGCAAGAGTTAACAGGAAAATCAATTGATTTATTTGTTGGCGACATTACTAACTACGAATTTTTAAGTAAAACCCTTCATAAATTTGAACCTGAAGCGATTGTTCATTTTGGCGAACAGCGTTCCGCACCCTATTCAATGATTGATCGCGAACACGCTGTCTTTACTCAAGTTAATAATGTAGTGGGGACGTTGAATATCCTTTATGCGATGAAAGAGGATTTTCCCGACTCTCATCTAGTCAAACTAGGAACGATGGGTGAATATGGTACACCCAATATTGATATTGAAGAAGGTTACATTACTATCGAACATAACGGACGCAAAGATACCTTACCCTATCCGAAACAACCTGGTAGTTTTTACCACCTTTCCAAAGTCCATGATAGTCACAACATTCATTTTGCCTGTAAAATTTGGGGACTACGTGCTACCGACTTGAATCAAGGGGTAGTTTATGGTGTTTTAACCGAAGAAACAGGCATGGACGAAATGTTAATCAATCGCCTCGATTATGATGGTGTATTCGGTACTGCTTTAAATAGATTCTGTATTCAAGCAGCCATTGGTCATCCCCTGACAGTCTACGGTAAAGGCGGTCAAACTAGAGGTTTTTTAGATATTAGAGATACAGTTAGATGTATGGAAATTGCGATCGCAAATCCTGCTGAAGCTGGACAATTCCGCGTCTTTAACCAGTTTACTGAACTGTTCAGTATTGGTGATTTGGCAATGATGGTCAAAAAAGCTGGTGTCGCGATCGGATTGGATGTAGAAATTAATCATCTCCAAAACCCTAGAGTTGAATTAGAAGAACATTATTTTAACGCCAAAAATACTAAATTACTCGATTTAGGTTTACAACCTCACTATTTATCTGATTCTCTCTTAGATTCTCTGCTCAACTTCGCGACAAAATATAAAGACCGTGTAGACATGAATCAAATTTTACCAACAGTTTCTTGGCGTAGAGGTTAA
- a CDS encoding glycosyltransferase, whose protein sequence is MRIALFTETFLPKVDGIVTRLRHTIEHLQRNGDQVLVIAPEGGLTEYKGAKVYGVPGVPLPLYPELKLALPPIGTKNVLEKFQPDLIHVVNPAFLGISGIYYAKNLNIPLIASYHTHLPQYLQHYGLGALEGLLWELLKTAHNQAQLNLCTSTAMVEALESRGIERVDLWQRGVDTEMFQPQLKSAQMRSRLSEGNPESPLLLYVGRVSAEKQIDQIKPVLEAIPEARLAIVGNGPQREALEAHFAGTNTYFVGYLQGLELAAAYASADAFIFPSRTETLGLVLLEAMAAGCPVVAANSGGIPDIVTDGVNGYLFEPDDPQGAITATQRLLSAKAEREQLRENARLEAERWGWAAATRQLQTYYRGIVEAQSLPFVA, encoded by the coding sequence ATGCGTATTGCCCTTTTTACAGAAACATTTCTCCCTAAAGTTGACGGAATTGTTACTCGTCTGCGTCATACTATTGAACATTTACAACGCAATGGCGACCAAGTTCTCGTTATAGCACCTGAAGGCGGTTTGACAGAATATAAAGGGGCAAAAGTTTACGGTGTACCTGGTGTACCTCTTCCTTTGTATCCCGAACTAAAACTCGCATTACCTCCGATTGGAACAAAAAATGTTCTGGAAAAATTTCAACCAGATTTAATTCATGTAGTCAATCCGGCTTTTTTGGGAATTAGTGGGATATATTATGCCAAAAATCTCAATATTCCTTTAATTGCTTCTTATCATACTCATTTACCTCAATATTTACAACATTATGGTTTGGGTGCTTTAGAAGGATTGTTGTGGGAACTGCTCAAAACTGCCCATAACCAGGCACAATTAAATCTTTGTACTTCCACTGCAATGGTAGAGGCATTAGAAAGTCGTGGCATTGAAAGAGTAGACTTGTGGCAAAGAGGGGTAGATACTGAAATGTTTCAACCTCAGCTTAAATCTGCTCAAATGCGATCGCGTCTGTCTGAAGGCAACCCTGAAAGTCCTCTTTTACTATACGTTGGAAGGGTATCTGCCGAAAAACAAATCGATCAAATTAAACCAGTTTTAGAAGCAATTCCTGAAGCTCGTTTAGCGATCGTTGGTAATGGCCCTCAAAGAGAAGCACTAGAAGCCCATTTTGCTGGAACAAATACTTATTTTGTTGGTTATTTGCAAGGATTAGAACTAGCTGCTGCCTACGCCTCGGCAGATGCGTTTATTTTTCCTTCTCGTACAGAAACTTTAGGTTTAGTTTTACTTGAAGCAATGGCTGCTGGTTGCCCTGTGGTAGCTGCCAACTCTGGCGGTATTCCTGATATTGTTACTGATGGAGTTAATGGTTATTTATTTGAACCCGATGATCCTCAAGGTGCAATTACGGCTACACAACGTTTACTCTCAGCTAAAGCAGAAAGAGAACAACTCAGAGAAAATGCCCGTTTAGAAGCGGAACGTTGGGGTTGGGCTGCTGCTACACGTCAGTTACAAACTTATTACAGAGGTATAGTTGAAGCGCAATCTTTGCCTTTTGTAGCTTAA
- a CDS encoding translocation/assembly module TamB domain-containing protein, with amino-acid sequence MKKPSPDNWEKESEQSKIDHPSPAQSRKWLKLVVGVGIFLLASTGVSLTYGWWLISRKLIPLVEQEVGDYLHRPIEIGQLESLSLSSARFGESIIPATENNPDTVSVEAVKVDWKSLTSLLKQRLALDLTLVKPDIYIEQDEKGTWTPTNFGTASSSEQGFKVDVQRVILQQADLTLVARNKETKQLQPQVQGQINQGVIQILTDQDLIKFDVEGKLNQGGSFDVIGEGNTETDIIDLNVIGKELAGTEIGNLLALPLGIEAGTVDGEIGVKLSNDPLPYLTGTAKLNQATVQIPELVKPFVDSNGELHFQGSEVTFDRVKTNFGEVTGVVNGSLDFNEPGEYQLTAKTDPVEAQKVIEALELEPPPIPIKGKIAGNIAIKGSLLNPVTSFAIATTTPSRIDRVDFDKITANLDLIGNNLYVRSFQGNPKIGGVVQGNGTIELAGKQNLIFDVAANNIPGTKLARSYNNDLPVNIGNMAGNARFLAQANDLATLRVVNGEGNFALGNGTVEVNNLNYGAGQWRSQLQANGVEFGSLPIGKDSAPTLAKGLVDGVFEVSGKNNAVEIDRILATGKANLTTVGGTIAIPEIDLNNGNWQAALNTENLRLQRLFPEVPSEFNDNLSGNFLLTGKVESKPNTETIIDGFGDLTLAQGNVKVNKLEIRGNNWNALAQATNLQLKELNSETPEQFAGLVNGNFQVAGTVDNITPEGIKAKGDASLTLPEGVFDLNNLAIADGRFQTLVIPQGVDLSLFADPNSDELELNGQLGGELNVTGNVNNISPTAVVAKGNLSFSQGIDLLEQPFSAAITWDGRRLDVLQAKGDGLDATGYLELDKSFFSDIPDKLAAVTDFNFDVNQAQWIDVNKIRLTLPSWATNLDYSGRVDFTGTIGGIPSAMEIEGDLLVRDFVVENLIFDPTLQGTVSVMPTEGARLAIDNGQQASRGNNQDKIELVLGENFLPESFLLQHQQLDVVGTGTGEIVQIQARDVPVELLKTVAVKNPDFNIPEQVALQPLTGTLSGEFITNLNTLATSGENIVITNPILGRIKGDRLTGNFDYANGNFALENVRFQQRESTYQIAGNVIQQPDDFAFKGDITVEQGQIQDVLIALEIFELTDLTKGWGDRNYGLTKDLYQPPLPSAPQPPESLFTVGTPKATIFQQLQKLAEIQAKLNSAQQNEQDQFFVPELKTLTGKFDGKLSFNGSLNQGITADFDFQGGQWQWGQFTAERIIANGNLQDGILTLLPVSIQSDNSLIAFSGSFGGETQSGQLRLLDVPVSLIEKFVNLPPDLVFGGNINASATLAGSQANPQARGEINVNDATINQTSIQSTQGSFSYNDSRLNFFASSVVAPNADPLTITGSIPYQLPFSKTIPDSDRLNLQLNVTDEGLALLNILSRGEVNWIDGEGEVSLDISGNFDQAKNRPTKLVAKGKASVNQGKIAVRSLPDAYLTQVNGKINFNFDRIQVESFQGNFGGGKISAMGTLPLTQNQTQKNPLTINLNNLIVDLKGLYEGAVAGQLKILGTAVEPDLTGNLTLTNGSILIADTTTTAENATIVEDNSIAALTEYKNLQIQLGKNIQIIQPPISNFTATGKITINGTFNFPLPEGTIALKRGQVNLFTTQLSLAGGYPNTARFSRNNGLDPYLDVRLVGSAVETTRSPIPNDPLSAEINDIPASSFGTLETVRISARVKGLASQLTNSIELTSSPPRSQTEILALLGGSFVDTLGRGDSTLGLANLAGSALFGSFNTVLSDAFGLSEFRLFPTQIIDQKREGDRIIGLAGEAAIDLTNNISFSVLKILNTDLPAQFGFRYRLNDNFIIRGSSNFEDDTRGVIEYELRF; translated from the coding sequence ATGAAAAAACCATCCCCTGATAATTGGGAAAAAGAATCTGAACAATCAAAAATTGATCACCCTTCTCCTGCTCAATCTCGTAAATGGCTAAAACTAGTAGTGGGAGTAGGTATTTTTTTATTAGCAAGTACTGGGGTCAGTTTAACCTATGGGTGGTGGTTAATTTCTCGTAAACTGATACCTTTAGTTGAACAAGAAGTTGGTGATTATCTTCATCGCCCGATAGAGATTGGTCAATTAGAAAGTTTATCTTTATCTTCGGCACGTTTTGGCGAAAGTATTATTCCTGCAACAGAAAATAATCCTGATACTGTTTCTGTAGAGGCAGTTAAAGTTGATTGGAAATCCTTAACCTCTTTACTCAAACAAAGATTAGCTTTAGACCTTACATTAGTTAAACCCGATATTTATATTGAACAAGATGAAAAAGGTACTTGGACACCAACTAATTTTGGTACTGCTTCATCTTCAGAACAAGGTTTTAAAGTCGATGTTCAAAGGGTTATTCTTCAACAAGCCGATCTTACTTTAGTAGCTCGTAATAAAGAGACTAAACAATTACAGCCTCAAGTTCAAGGTCAGATTAATCAAGGTGTAATTCAGATTTTAACTGACCAAGATTTAATTAAGTTTGATGTTGAAGGAAAGTTAAATCAAGGAGGAAGTTTTGATGTAATTGGAGAGGGAAATACTGAAACAGATATTATCGATTTGAATGTTATTGGCAAGGAATTAGCAGGAACAGAAATAGGTAATTTACTCGCTTTACCTTTAGGAATTGAAGCAGGTACAGTCGATGGCGAAATTGGCGTTAAACTTAGTAATGACCCTCTACCTTATCTTACTGGGACGGCAAAATTAAATCAGGCAACTGTACAAATTCCTGAGTTAGTTAAACCATTTGTAGATAGTAATGGAGAATTACATTTTCAAGGTTCTGAAGTTACTTTTGATCGGGTTAAAACTAATTTTGGTGAAGTTACGGGAGTCGTCAATGGTAGTTTGGATTTTAATGAACCAGGAGAATATCAACTCACTGCTAAAACTGATCCTGTTGAAGCACAGAAAGTCATTGAAGCTTTAGAGTTAGAACCACCTCCAATTCCGATTAAAGGTAAAATCGCAGGAAATATTGCGATTAAAGGTTCATTGTTGAATCCTGTAACTAGTTTTGCCATTGCAACTACTACTCCTAGTCGAATTGATCGCGTAGATTTTGATAAAATTACAGCCAACTTAGATTTGATTGGCAATAATCTCTATGTTCGTTCTTTTCAAGGTAATCCCAAAATTGGTGGGGTAGTTCAAGGCAATGGCACTATCGAACTAGCGGGAAAACAAAATCTGATTTTCGATGTGGCAGCGAACAATATTCCAGGAACAAAACTAGCTCGTAGTTACAACAATGATTTACCTGTCAATATTGGGAATATGGCTGGAAATGCCAGATTTTTAGCTCAAGCTAATGATTTGGCTACTTTAAGAGTGGTTAATGGTGAGGGTAATTTTGCGCTGGGCAATGGTACAGTCGAGGTTAATAACCTCAATTATGGCGCAGGTCAATGGCGATCGCAACTGCAAGCCAATGGAGTAGAATTTGGTAGTCTGCCGATTGGTAAGGATAGTGCGCCTACTCTTGCTAAGGGTTTAGTTGATGGTGTGTTTGAAGTTTCAGGTAAAAACAATGCGGTTGAGATAGATCGAATCTTGGCTACAGGTAAGGCAAATTTAACTACTGTTGGGGGTACAATTGCTATTCCTGAAATTGATTTAAATAATGGTAATTGGCAAGCAGCTTTAAATACTGAGAATCTTCGTCTGCAAAGATTATTTCCTGAAGTTCCTTCAGAATTTAATGATAATTTGAGTGGTAATTTTCTGTTAACAGGAAAGGTGGAGAGTAAACCGAATACGGAAACAATCATTGATGGTTTTGGTGATTTAACTCTAGCTCAAGGCAATGTTAAGGTAAATAAATTAGAGATTAGAGGTAATAATTGGAATGCCCTTGCCCAAGCGACTAATCTTCAATTAAAAGAATTAAATTCTGAAACTCCCGAGCAATTTGCAGGTTTAGTTAATGGTAATTTTCAAGTTGCGGGTACGGTAGATAATATTACTCCCGAAGGCATTAAAGCTAAAGGTGATGCCAGTTTAACTCTTCCTGAAGGAGTGTTTGATCTTAATAATCTTGCGATCGCTGATGGCAGATTTCAAACCCTAGTAATTCCGCAAGGAGTCGATCTAAGTTTATTTGCCGATCCTAATTCTGATGAGTTGGAATTAAATGGACAATTAGGTGGAGAATTAAATGTTACGGGAAATGTTAATAATATTAGTCCGACGGCGGTAGTAGCTAAGGGGAATCTTTCTTTTAGTCAAGGAATCGATCTACTCGAACAACCTTTTAGTGCAGCAATTACTTGGGATGGCAGACGTTTAGATGTTTTACAGGCAAAAGGCGATGGTTTAGATGCGACTGGTTATCTGGAATTAGACAAATCTTTCTTTAGCGATATTCCCGATAAATTAGCAGCCGTGACTGACTTCAACTTTGATGTGAACCAAGCCCAATGGATTGATGTTAACAAAATTCGTCTTACTCTTCCCAGTTGGGCAACTAATTTAGATTATTCAGGTAGAGTAGATTTTACAGGAACAATTGGCGGAATTCCTTCAGCGATGGAAATTGAAGGAGATTTACTGGTACGTGACTTTGTAGTCGAAAATCTGATCTTCGATCCTACTTTACAAGGCACAGTTTCCGTGATGCCTACTGAGGGGGCAAGACTCGCAATTGATAATGGACAACAAGCATCTCGTGGCAACAATCAAGACAAAATTGAATTGGTTTTGGGAGAAAATTTTCTCCCCGAGTCTTTCCTGCTGCAACATCAACAACTGGATGTAGTAGGTACAGGCACAGGAGAAATTGTTCAAATCCAAGCTAGAGATGTTCCAGTTGAGTTATTAAAAACTGTCGCCGTCAAAAATCCCGATTTTAATATACCTGAACAAGTTGCCCTACAACCTTTAACAGGAACGCTATCAGGAGAATTTATAACTAACCTCAATACTTTAGCAACATCAGGAGAAAACATTGTCATCACCAATCCCATCTTAGGTCGGATTAAAGGCGATCGCTTGACAGGAAATTTTGATTATGCTAATGGTAATTTTGCTTTAGAAAATGTTCGCTTTCAACAACGAGAAAGCACTTATCAAATTGCGGGCAATGTAATTCAACAACCAGACGATTTTGCCTTTAAAGGAGACATTACAGTTGAACAAGGACAAATTCAAGACGTACTAATTGCCTTAGAAATTTTTGAACTAACTGATTTAACCAAAGGTTGGGGCGATCGCAACTATGGTTTAACCAAAGATTTATACCAACCTCCTTTACCTTCTGCTCCTCAACCGCCTGAATCTCTCTTTACTGTAGGTACACCCAAGGCGACAATTTTTCAACAATTGCAAAAGTTGGCAGAAATTCAAGCTAAGTTAAATTCAGCGCAGCAAAATGAACAAGACCAATTTTTTGTTCCAGAATTAAAAACCTTAACTGGTAAATTTGATGGCAAACTAAGCTTTAATGGTTCTTTAAACCAAGGAATTACAGCAGATTTTGACTTTCAGGGCGGACAATGGCAATGGGGACAATTTACTGCTGAAAGAATCATTGCTAATGGTAATTTACAAGATGGAATTCTGACTTTGTTACCCGTTAGTATTCAATCAGATAACAGTTTAATTGCTTTTTCAGGAAGTTTTGGTGGTGAAACTCAATCAGGTCAATTAAGATTACTCGATGTTCCTGTTAGTTTAATTGAAAAATTTGTTAATTTACCCCCAGATTTAGTTTTTGGCGGAAATATTAATGCTAGTGCAACCCTAGCAGGTAGTCAAGCTAATCCCCAAGCTAGAGGTGAAATTAATGTTAACGACGCAACTATCAATCAAACTTCGATCCAATCAACCCAAGGTAGTTTTAGTTACAATGATTCCCGTTTAAACTTCTTTGCCAGTAGTGTAGTTGCTCCCAATGCCGATCCACTAACGATTACAGGTAGTATTCCCTATCAATTACCTTTTTCTAAAACTATTCCCGATAGCGATCGCTTGAATTTACAACTGAATGTCACCGACGAAGGATTGGCATTACTCAATATTCTTTCTCGTGGAGAAGTAAATTGGATCGATGGTGAAGGAGAAGTTAGTCTCGATATTTCTGGTAATTTTGACCAAGCTAAAAATCGTCCTACTAAGTTAGTCGCCAAAGGAAAAGCCTCTGTTAATCAGGGAAAAATAGCAGTTAGATCTTTACCCGATGCTTATTTGACTCAAGTTAATGGCAAAATCAACTTCAACTTTGATCGCATTCAAGTAGAAAGTTTCCAAGGTAATTTTGGTGGTGGCAAGATCTCGGCAATGGGTACTCTTCCACTAACTCAAAACCAAACTCAAAAAAATCCTTTAACTATTAATCTTAATAACTTAATAGTAGATCTTAAAGGTTTATACGAAGGAGCAGTAGCAGGACAACTCAAAATTCTGGGAACGGCAGTAGAACCAGATTTGACAGGAAATTTAACTTTGACGAATGGCTCTATTCTGATTGCTGATACTACTACAACGGCTGAGAATGCAACTATAGTCGAAGATAACAGCATTGCTGCTTTAACTGAATACAAAAACCTACAAATCCAATTAGGAAAAAATATTCAAATCATTCAACCTCCAATCTCAAACTTTACCGCTACAGGCAAAATTACGATCAATGGAACTTTTAATTTCCCTCTCCCAGAAGGAACTATTGCTCTTAAACGTGGTCAAGTCAATCTTTTTACCACTCAATTAAGTTTAGCAGGAGGCTATCCCAATACCGCTCGTTTCTCGCGTAACAATGGACTCGATCCTTATTTAGATGTTAGGTTAGTTGGTTCAGCCGTAGAAACTACTCGCAGTCCAATTCCTAACGATCCACTTTCTGCTGAAATTAATGATATTCCTGCCTCTAGCTTTGGAACTTTAGAAACTGTTCGTATTTCCGCTAGAGTCAAAGGATTAGCTAGTCAACTGACTAATAGCATTGAACTAACCAGTAGTCCTCCCCGTAGTCAAACAGAAATCTTAGCACTTTTAGGAGGAAGTTTTGTTGATACTTTAGGTCGAGGAGATAGTACTTTAGGACTAGCAAACTTAGCTGGTTCAGCCTTATTTGGTAGTTTCAATACAGTACTTAGCGATGCTTTTGGCTTGAGTGAATTTCGTCTCTTTCCCACTCAAATTATCGACCAAAAACGAGAAGGCGATCGCATTATTGGTTTAGCTGGAGAAGCTGCGATCGATTTAACTAATAATATTTCTTTTTCTGTACTCAAAATTCTCAATACCGATCTGCCTGCTCAATTTGGTTTTCGCTATCGTCTTAACGACAATTTCATCATTCGAGGTTCAAGTAATTTTGAAGATGATACTAGAGGTGTCATTGAATACGAATTGAGATTTTAG
- a CDS encoding DUF167 domain-containing protein, protein MKISIKVKPNSQQQKIEELADGSLIIRLKSPPRDGKANQELIEMLAKKFQVAKSQITIKAGLSSKNKLIEIV, encoded by the coding sequence ATGAAAATTTCGATAAAAGTTAAACCAAATTCTCAGCAACAAAAAATTGAAGAATTAGCTGATGGCAGTTTAATAATTCGTTTGAAATCACCACCGAGAGATGGTAAAGCCAATCAAGAACTAATTGAAATGTTAGCCAAGAAATTCCAAGTTGCCAAATCACAAATTACGATTAAAGCTGGTTTATCCAGTAAAAATAAGTTGATTGAAATTGTTTAG
- a CDS encoding DUF554 domain-containing protein: protein MTLDFWLKTSGTWINILTVLIGTTIGLIFRKRIPQKIQLIITQGVGLLTLWIGFSMTNNLAKVQAGKIDGTILGLFAIILGGVIGEWLEIEDKLANIGNWLKQRFRGKGRFTEGFVASSLLFCVGPMTLVGCLNNGLTGDNTLLSLKATMDGIVAIAFANIYGVGVGFSLLVILFYQGGLSLLAGLLANVISDPANDPRIFLVTGVGGLMIIGIGINLLEISKIRVASFLPAIAIAPIVYQLIYSLNI from the coding sequence ATGACACTAGATTTCTGGTTGAAGACAAGTGGGACTTGGATCAATATTCTGACAGTATTAATCGGTACGACTATCGGCTTAATTTTTCGTAAACGTATCCCTCAGAAAATTCAACTAATTATTACTCAGGGGGTGGGTTTACTAACTCTTTGGATTGGTTTTAGCATGACTAATAACCTCGCTAAAGTACAAGCAGGAAAAATCGATGGCACAATTTTAGGCTTGTTTGCCATTATTTTAGGAGGTGTTATCGGAGAATGGTTAGAAATTGAAGATAAATTAGCCAACATCGGTAATTGGTTGAAGCAAAGATTTCGAGGTAAAGGACGATTTACAGAAGGATTTGTTGCTAGTAGTTTACTTTTTTGTGTCGGCCCAATGACTCTAGTAGGTTGTCTTAATAATGGTTTAACTGGAGACAATACTTTACTCTCTCTCAAAGCTACGATGGATGGAATTGTAGCAATCGCTTTTGCGAATATCTATGGTGTTGGAGTTGGTTTTTCTTTATTAGTAATTTTATTCTATCAAGGAGGATTATCTCTGCTAGCAGGATTATTAGCAAATGTTATCAGTGATCCAGCTAATGATCCTCGGATTTTTTTGGTTACAGGAGTAGGAGGGTTAATGATTATTGGGATTGGAATTAACTTATTGGAAATAAGCAAAATTCGGGTAGCTTCTTTTTTACCAGCGATCGCGATCGCGCCGATCGTTTATCAGTTAATATATTCTTTAAATATTTAA